The following nucleotide sequence is from Dehalogenimonas formicexedens.
AGTTCCAACACCGCCCCCACCGGGCAAAGATAATGGCACCAGAAATTGTAGACAAACAACGCCGATACCAACGCAAAGATCATCAACACCCATTGGTCTGTGGTGCCCTTCATGCTGAAAAGGACGTTCCATGGCTCGAATACCGAAACCGATGGATTCTTCAGCAGCAGCACCAAGAACACCGCGATGAAAAGCAAGACGAAACGGGTGTTATGAAGTACTTTGAACAACTTAGGACCAGGCCGCGTTTTTTTATCGGTAATCAGGTGGAGGGACTCCTGAACCGCCGAATACGGGCAGAGCCAGAAGCAGTAAAAATTCTTCCCGAAAATCACCGTCAATCCTATTACGCCGAAAACCATCAGGTACATGACTAAAAAGGTCTGAAGATGCGGCGCGTAACCCACCAGCCATGAAGCTATATTGGTCAGGCTCAACGGAATCGAAAGCCAAACTCCCAGGATGATGAATCCGTAGAAGAGCGTTAACAAGCGAGGCCAGGATCTGCCTTTCAACACAGGCAAAGTCCTGGCTATCACAGCCAGGGCCATTCCGGCCACCACCAGTATTTCCGGCCAACCAAATTTAAGCGGCTCCCGCGGCCCGCTGTAGGGATGGCCCAGGTAGCTGGCAAGGACGAGTCTGCCGTTTCTCACGCCGACCGCCACTCCGTTGCTGGATACGGTGGAACCTGTGGCCGCATCGATATCGCTGTCCAGCAGCAGCGGCTCGGAATACGACCTCCCGATATACTGATTGAAAAATTTATCCTTGAACAGGACTTTCCACCAGGGCATGTCCTCATGATGGCGGGGGACGTTGACCGCAGTGATTGT
It contains:
- a CDS encoding FMN-binding protein, encoding MVVLIGAAIFGQYGEGHSGYEPFLKDAMPAASSFTSLKTSGGAILYQARDASGNPVGYITAAEGPGYGGPMSVLVNWTLDGTITAVNVPRHHEDMPWWKVLFKDKFFNQYIGRSYSEPLLLDSDIDAATGSTVSSNGVAVGVRNGRLVLASYLGHPYSGPREPLKFGWPEILVVAGMALAVIARTLPVLKGRSWPRLLTLFYGFIILGVWLSIPLSLTNIASWLVGYAPHLQTFLVMYLMVFGVIGLTVIFGKNFYCFWLCPYSAVQESLHLITDKKTRPGPKLFKVLHNTRFVLLFIAVFLVLLLKNPSVSVFEPWNVLFSMKGTTDQWVLMIFALVSALFVYNFWCHYLCPVGAVLELILKMRKGVVGIWQRIRPQKNPGRSPTSS